The Lysinibacillus pakistanensis genome includes a window with the following:
- a CDS encoding sodium:proton antiporter encodes MAVSDIVEQYEDEHGNIYYKMKTHDIEVRATQTTGLAPVITYWMGAKEITDDIRNLRFSPRAPSSYIQDYEEFQALLYTKEQRAINQLYEQMSIKPRNMSSGKQILWSFFVIVIAMLPLLIAVWWFK; translated from the coding sequence ATGGCAGTAAGTGATATTGTGGAGCAATATGAAGATGAGCATGGAAATATCTATTATAAAATGAAAACACATGACATTGAAGTGCGTGCTACACAAACTACAGGCTTAGCACCTGTAATTACCTATTGGATGGGTGCTAAAGAAATTACGGACGATATTCGCAATTTACGCTTCAGTCCTCGAGCCCCCTCAAGCTATATACAAGATTATGAGGAATTTCAAGCATTACTCTACACGAAGGAGCAGCGTGCCATCAACCAACTTTATGAACAAATGAGTATCAAACCCAGAAATATGTCTTCGGGGAAACAGATATTATGGAGCTTCTTTGTAATTGTTATAGCTATGCTTCCGCTACTAATCGCCGTTTGGTGGTTCAAGTAA
- a CDS encoding LysE family translocator — MELSIVLAFLGASIILTLMPGPDNLFVLAQSITQDKKAGIATSFGLCTGLLVHIGAAVLGISAIIYQSTVIFSIVKFAGAAYLLYLAWQSFRAKGDPFTLDQQNAQAYVALYRKGILMNILNPKVSLFFLALLPQFVNPSNGHVALQMLILGIIFLIQALFLFSLFSIFAGNVRKVIIGKPAIAKRLNMVQGVIFTFIGIKIALSKQ, encoded by the coding sequence TTGGAGCTATCAATAGTATTAGCTTTTTTAGGAGCATCAATTATATTAACCTTAATGCCTGGACCAGATAATTTATTTGTTTTAGCACAAAGCATTACACAAGACAAAAAGGCAGGCATTGCTACTTCGTTTGGTTTATGTACAGGTTTGCTTGTGCATATTGGCGCTGCTGTACTTGGTATATCAGCCATTATTTATCAATCGACTGTTATTTTCTCTATTGTGAAATTTGCAGGTGCGGCATATTTACTATATTTAGCGTGGCAATCTTTTCGAGCGAAAGGCGATCCATTCACATTGGACCAACAAAATGCCCAGGCCTACGTAGCGTTATATAGAAAAGGAATTTTAATGAATATTTTGAATCCAAAGGTTTCCTTATTTTTCTTAGCACTATTGCCACAGTTTGTAAATCCATCTAATGGTCATGTGGCTTTACAGATGCTTATTTTGGGTATTATCTTTTTAATTCAAGCTCTTTTCCTATTTTCATTGTTTAGTATTTTTGCTGGTAATGTAAGAAAAGTGATAATTGGGAAGCCTGCAATTGCGAAAAGATTAAATATGGTGCAAGGTGTTATCTTTACCTTTATTGGCATAAAAATTGCACTGAGTAAACAGTAG
- a CDS encoding DUF1835 domain-containing protein — protein MAILHITFSLSTQGSIKHAIRQNHLQREESVICINDVFSIGPLNNLEERKNWLKDFVFRDHEEFELYEDFHQDWMKKIDRLPCDVDVWVWYSQNTHEEIGLRYVMSEFINKCSMVYGIDATEGLKRIQPNMMIRHTGELSAEMLMKLRPEAKRFSINECQRLAKEWENLKHHPSTLRIWKDGIVHVEEDALDAIIIECAKRVHVHQNEEWLLPVRIIGETYGAIDDYLNEEFIENRLKALAKQGLFEVDGDFSDIYSYRVKYIGK, from the coding sequence ATGGCAATTTTACATATCACCTTTAGCTTATCTACACAAGGTTCAATAAAACATGCAATCCGACAAAACCATTTACAACGAGAAGAGTCGGTTATTTGTATTAATGATGTGTTCTCGATTGGTCCTCTGAATAATCTAGAAGAACGAAAAAATTGGCTTAAAGACTTTGTTTTTAGGGATCATGAAGAGTTTGAATTGTATGAGGATTTTCATCAAGATTGGATGAAAAAAATTGATAGATTACCATGCGATGTGGATGTCTGGGTTTGGTATAGTCAAAATACACACGAAGAGATTGGGTTACGCTATGTTATGAGTGAGTTTATCAACAAATGTAGTATGGTCTATGGAATTGACGCCACAGAAGGCTTGAAACGTATCCAGCCCAACATGATGATACGACATACAGGAGAGCTTTCAGCAGAAATGTTAATGAAGCTTCGTCCAGAGGCAAAACGTTTTTCTATAAATGAATGTCAGCGGCTTGCAAAGGAATGGGAGAACCTGAAACACCATCCAAGTACACTACGTATATGGAAAGATGGTATTGTGCATGTAGAGGAAGATGCATTAGATGCGATTATAATCGAGTGCGCAAAAAGAGTACATGTTCACCAGAATGAAGAATGGTTGCTGCCAGTCCGCATCATTGGTGAGACATATGGTGCAATAGATGATTATTTAAATGAAGAATTTATCGAAAATCGCTTGAAAGCTCTAGCAAAGCAAGGTCTTTTTGAGGTTGACGGTGATTTTTCAGATATTTATTCATATCGAGTAAAATATATAGGAAAGTAA
- a CDS encoding LysR family transcriptional regulator: MEWQQLEYFVTVAKLEHMTRAAEALAISQPALSRSISKLEEELGVPLFDRQGRSIMLNRYGELFLYRVQRMRKEYEKAVLELQELNNPELGDVSLGFLHTLGTSIVPDLIRAFRQLHPQIRFHFTQNYSHSQLKQLLAGELDLCLLAAIDTEPPVCWRELWRDELFIMVPIDHPFAQRTSIKMKELEQENFVLMKKGYALRRTADRLLNAAGIKPKITYEGDEVSTIAGFVGAGLGVSLLPDDEDLNPKKLAKIRVEDMVCERIIGMAWIENRYLPPSARQFQQFVFDFYKKR, encoded by the coding sequence ATGGAGTGGCAACAATTAGAATATTTTGTAACAGTTGCAAAGCTTGAGCATATGACACGTGCTGCGGAAGCATTAGCGATTTCCCAACCAGCATTAAGTCGTTCAATTTCAAAGCTTGAAGAAGAATTGGGTGTTCCTTTATTTGACCGTCAAGGACGTTCCATTATGCTCAACCGATATGGGGAATTGTTTTTATATCGTGTTCAACGAATGCGAAAGGAATATGAAAAAGCAGTTTTAGAATTACAGGAGCTTAATAACCCTGAGCTTGGTGATGTCTCACTCGGTTTTCTACATACTCTTGGAACTAGCATTGTACCAGATTTAATTCGTGCTTTTCGTCAACTGCACCCCCAAATCCGCTTTCACTTTACTCAAAATTACTCACATTCACAACTTAAGCAATTACTGGCTGGTGAACTAGACCTATGCTTACTTGCAGCAATTGACACAGAACCTCCTGTTTGCTGGAGGGAGTTATGGCGTGACGAGCTTTTTATCATGGTGCCCATTGATCATCCGTTTGCTCAACGTACAAGCATCAAAATGAAAGAACTGGAACAGGAAAATTTTGTTCTTATGAAAAAGGGATATGCATTACGTAGAACAGCAGATCGCTTGCTAAATGCTGCTGGGATTAAACCTAAAATTACGTACGAAGGCGATGAAGTATCAACAATTGCTGGTTTTGTGGGTGCCGGACTTGGTGTCTCACTACTACCAGATGACGAAGATTTAAATCCAAAAAAATTAGCTAAAATTCGTGTGGAAGATATGGTCTGTGAACGTATCATCGGGATGGCATGGATTGAAAATCGTTATCTCCCTCCTTCAGCAAGACAATTCCAACAGTTTGTCTTTGATTTTTATAAGAAAAGATAA
- a CDS encoding alpha/beta hydrolase, translating to MKFIKPQPLTIEGGKKAVLLLHGFTGSTKDVKKLGEFLSKRGYTVHAPIYSGHGVEPEALLETKPEDWWNDVVEGYNFLQNKGYEEIAVVGISLGGVFSLKVAEKFPVKACVAMCAPITRDNSKGLFTRLYHYARLYKHFENKSKDQIISELHELRITPKDSLDGVTRLTTETREELSTIQAPTLVMQGSLDDDLYQESAPFILNTVKTDDKEIIWYENSGHIITLDKERDKVYEDVYKFLDHVEWSVAN from the coding sequence ATGAAGTTTATAAAGCCACAACCTCTAACAATTGAGGGAGGCAAAAAAGCCGTACTATTACTGCATGGATTTACAGGTAGCACAAAAGATGTAAAAAAGCTAGGAGAATTTTTATCCAAACGTGGATATACCGTTCATGCACCAATATATAGTGGGCATGGTGTAGAGCCAGAAGCATTATTAGAAACAAAACCAGAGGACTGGTGGAACGATGTTGTGGAAGGTTATAACTTCCTACAAAATAAAGGCTATGAAGAAATTGCAGTAGTAGGAATTTCACTTGGCGGCGTATTCTCGTTAAAAGTAGCCGAGAAGTTTCCTGTAAAAGCATGTGTTGCCATGTGTGCACCAATTACACGCGATAACTCAAAAGGCTTATTTACTCGTTTATACCATTATGCTCGTTTATATAAACACTTTGAAAATAAATCAAAGGATCAAATTATTTCAGAATTACATGAACTGCGTATTACACCTAAAGATTCATTAGATGGTGTGACACGTTTAACTACTGAAACGCGAGAAGAATTATCGACAATTCAGGCACCAACATTAGTCATGCAAGGTTCTTTAGATGATGATTTGTATCAAGAGAGTGCACCTTTTATTCTAAATACAGTAAAAACAGATGATAAAGAGATTATCTGGTATGAAAATTCCGGTCATATTATTACGTTAGATAAAGAGCGTGATAAAGTGTATGAGGATGTTTATAAATTTTTAGATCATGTAGAGTGGTCTGTAGCAAACTAA
- the brnQ gene encoding branched-chain amino acid transport system II carrier protein, which yields MQQKIPFSTYAVIGTMLFGLYFGAGNLIFPIQLGQLAGTNFWFGLIGFLVTAIGLPFLGILAIGLSGSNGLRDLASRVHPLFGVTFSLALYLTIGPFFAIPRTATVPFVVGFEPYIQAQHTTLLLVLFSFVFFAIVYYFSLNPAKIMDYIGKYLTPAFLIVLFILIITSIVRPMGHFQQPMGDYIDAAFMTGFKEGYNTMDALASLAFGIVVINAIKSAGITDRKEIAKATWTSGIFAMALMMLIYGLITYMGASSMEAVGPYENGGLIFAAVADHYFGSFGAILLAIIIVLACLKTSIGLITSCSEFFHEVFPKISYKWFVFILCLVSFTIANFGLTNIIQYAVPVLMFLYPLAIVLILLALGSSLFKNKQAVYLTAIFFTFFISLIDGYRALATSIPAVKFGLFEAVEQLYSDFLPFYDIGLGWILPALLGAFMGSIFPSRKVKSMY from the coding sequence ATGCAACAGAAAATACCTTTCTCAACCTATGCAGTCATCGGTACAATGCTTTTCGGACTGTATTTTGGAGCGGGGAATCTTATTTTTCCAATCCAGCTTGGGCAATTAGCGGGCACTAACTTTTGGTTTGGATTAATAGGCTTTTTAGTAACAGCAATTGGTTTACCGTTTTTAGGTATACTAGCGATTGGTTTATCAGGTAGCAACGGATTACGTGATTTAGCGAGTCGTGTTCATCCTTTATTTGGGGTGACTTTTTCATTAGCGCTGTATTTAACAATTGGTCCATTTTTTGCAATACCACGAACAGCCACAGTACCGTTTGTCGTTGGCTTTGAACCATATATTCAAGCACAGCATACAACACTGCTACTTGTATTATTTAGCTTTGTATTTTTTGCCATCGTGTATTACTTCTCATTAAATCCAGCGAAAATTATGGATTATATCGGTAAATATTTAACACCAGCTTTTTTAATAGTGTTATTTATTTTAATTATTACAAGTATTGTAAGGCCGATGGGGCATTTTCAGCAGCCAATGGGTGACTATATAGATGCTGCATTTATGACAGGCTTTAAAGAAGGCTACAACACAATGGATGCCTTAGCATCATTAGCCTTTGGGATTGTTGTTATTAATGCCATTAAAAGTGCAGGAATTACGGATCGAAAGGAGATTGCGAAGGCCACATGGACATCAGGAATCTTTGCAATGGCATTAATGATGCTCATATACGGACTAATCACGTATATGGGGGCATCTAGTATGGAAGCGGTTGGTCCATACGAGAATGGCGGTTTAATTTTTGCAGCAGTTGCCGATCACTATTTCGGCTCATTTGGGGCTATTTTATTGGCAATCATTATTGTCCTTGCTTGCTTAAAGACAAGTATTGGCTTAATTACATCCTGTAGTGAGTTTTTCCACGAAGTATTCCCTAAAATCAGTTATAAATGGTTTGTGTTCATACTGTGTCTAGTATCATTTACAATCGCTAATTTTGGTTTAACGAATATTATTCAATATGCAGTCCCAGTGCTTATGTTCTTATATCCACTTGCAATTGTGCTAATTTTACTAGCACTAGGCTCTTCATTATTTAAAAATAAACAGGCTGTATACTTAACAGCTATATTCTTCACTTTTTTCATAAGTCTAATCGATGGCTATCGAGCATTAGCTACAAGTATACCAGCAGTAAAATTTGGTCTATTTGAAGCAGTTGAACAGCTATATTCAGATTTTCTACCTTTTTATGATATTGGCTTAGGATGGATATTGCCTGCTCTACTAGGTGCCTTCATGGGCTCTATATTCCCTTCAAGAAAGGTTAAAAGTATGTATTAA
- a CDS encoding DUF4362 domain-containing protein codes for MKKLYVVLFFIIIIYGCDVPNQSQDINMDPDIFPYPQLLEDINDKQGEIENKERFEKFYNNVQQNKTDRIRIV; via the coding sequence ATGAAAAAATTATATGTTGTTTTATTCTTTATTATAATAATTTATGGATGTGATGTTCCTAATCAATCACAGGATATCAATATGGACCCCGATATATTTCCTTACCCTCAGTTGCTAGAAGATATAAATGACAAGCAAGGTGAAATAGAGAATAAAGAGCGATTTGAAAAGTTTTATAATAATGTTCAGCAAAATAAAACAGATCGTATAAGAATAGTTTGA
- a CDS encoding SDR family oxidoreductase — MRLEGKVAIVTGAASGMGKAIAEGYAKEGAQVVVSDLNLEGAKAVVEGIEAAGGSAIAVQTNVASTEDLQRLFDETKKAYGQLDILVNNAGIMDGMEPVGEVSDERWDKVFAVNTTAVMRSMRMATEIFLAQGHGVFVNNISAGGLYGARAGAAYTASKHAVVGLTKNTAFMYADKNIRCNGIAPGAVITNIASTMTNVSQTGAARQGLGLAINPRAGQPEEIAQLAIFLGSDEASFVNGQVIAVDGGWTAY, encoded by the coding sequence ATGAGATTGGAAGGTAAAGTAGCTATCGTAACAGGTGCAGCATCAGGTATGGGAAAAGCAATTGCAGAAGGTTATGCAAAAGAAGGAGCACAGGTCGTAGTTTCTGACTTAAATTTAGAAGGTGCAAAAGCTGTTGTTGAAGGTATAGAGGCAGCTGGTGGCTCAGCGATTGCTGTTCAAACAAATGTCGCTTCAACAGAAGATTTACAACGCTTGTTTGATGAAACAAAAAAAGCTTATGGACAATTAGATATTTTAGTAAATAATGCTGGTATTATGGATGGAATGGAGCCAGTTGGTGAAGTTTCTGATGAGCGTTGGGACAAAGTATTCGCGGTAAATACAACTGCTGTGATGCGTTCAATGCGTATGGCAACAGAGATTTTCCTTGCTCAAGGACATGGTGTATTTGTGAATAATATTTCTGCTGGTGGTCTCTACGGCGCTCGTGCTGGGGCTGCTTACACTGCTTCTAAGCATGCTGTTGTTGGGCTGACAAAAAACACAGCCTTTATGTATGCAGATAAAAATATTCGCTGTAATGGTATCGCACCAGGTGCAGTTATAACAAACATTGCTTCTACCATGACAAACGTGAGCCAAACAGGTGCAGCACGTCAAGGGCTTGGTTTGGCCATTAATCCCCGTGCTGGACAACCTGAGGAGATTGCACAGCTTGCTATTTTCCTTGGTTCAGATGAAGCAAGCTTTGTTAACGGACAAGTTATTGCTGTTGACGGTGGCTGGACTGCTTATTAA
- a CDS encoding TetR/AcrR family transcriptional regulator, whose translation MKANDLRVVKTKQALHNALMTLLSQKPLETISIAEICRVANINRGTFYLHYEQKEGLFEEYFQEIMEDLYNSYEEPYRAVTTLDKNQLDPNTIRIFHHIERFKMFYRIVFSKNVPLTYYYMLFDGIYSLLKRDITAQHKLHDEIAIDYYSAYQANAIIGLIIQWYRNDFADSVSTLNKQLAAILRFGH comes from the coding sequence TTGAAAGCAAATGATTTAAGAGTTGTCAAAACAAAGCAAGCGTTGCACAATGCATTAATGACTTTATTAAGTCAAAAGCCACTCGAAACCATTTCAATTGCTGAAATTTGCCGAGTTGCAAACATAAATAGAGGAACCTTCTATTTGCACTATGAGCAGAAGGAAGGGTTATTTGAGGAGTACTTTCAGGAAATTATGGAGGATTTATATAATTCCTATGAGGAGCCATACCGTGCAGTAACGACATTAGATAAGAATCAATTAGACCCAAATACCATACGAATTTTTCATCATATTGAGCGCTTTAAAATGTTTTACCGCATCGTTTTTTCAAAAAATGTTCCGCTAACCTATTATTACATGCTGTTTGATGGAATTTATTCACTTCTCAAAAGAGACATTACAGCTCAGCATAAGTTACATGATGAAATAGCTATTGATTATTACAGTGCATACCAGGCGAATGCAATTATTGGTCTAATTATTCAATGGTATCGTAACGATTTTGCAGATAGTGTAAGCACATTAAATAAACAATTAGCAGCAATTTTACGATTTGGCCATTAA
- a CDS encoding YhgE/Pip domain-containing protein has protein sequence MKGLQALFRIKETYIGIVATIAFQLIFFSVWMTAYDGVNERAENLKIGVISEDREMGQEVANGLRTSLPFVIEEFTSIKRAEEELNKRHIQMLLHIPKNFTAQIQAGNEGKITYTINQASASMVKSMMESTAKQLTEEINHNIFPLKQEKSIEMFSQKFAQLPLEQNMALQITDSVEATILQIKDRSIDSTIIKTNNAEGFAANFVPLMVIISSFVGAMVMIMQHQQAAQLVQTFVSKWQLFLARQIINIGVAFVLPLLTIALMHLFNISSEVSFLTIYLFQAFMFWAFLCLAQVFVMIFGNLGMVFNICALSLQLVTSGVLVPKTMLSDFYNKLASILPATYGADGYYTIIFGGSAENLQQNSSALGIIIAVTLIISSIAVALQKTKNKEITPTTVQ, from the coding sequence ATGAAGGGTTTACAAGCTTTATTTCGTATAAAAGAAACATATATTGGTATAGTTGCTACCATCGCTTTTCAACTTATCTTTTTTTCAGTTTGGATGACTGCCTATGACGGTGTAAATGAGAGAGCTGAAAATTTAAAAATTGGCGTTATTAGTGAGGATCGTGAGATGGGCCAAGAGGTAGCAAATGGACTGAGAACATCATTACCATTTGTCATCGAAGAATTCACTTCAATAAAGCGGGCTGAAGAAGAGTTGAATAAACGTCATATTCAAATGTTGTTGCATATACCAAAAAACTTTACTGCACAAATCCAAGCGGGAAATGAAGGAAAAATTACTTATACTATTAATCAAGCTAGTGCAAGTATGGTTAAAAGTATGATGGAGAGTACCGCCAAACAACTAACAGAGGAAATCAATCACAATATTTTTCCACTAAAGCAAGAAAAGTCGATTGAAATGTTTTCCCAAAAGTTCGCCCAGCTTCCATTAGAACAAAATATGGCACTACAAATTACAGATTCGGTTGAAGCTACAATTTTGCAGATAAAAGATCGTTCAATTGATTCCACAATTATTAAAACAAATAATGCAGAAGGATTTGCGGCAAACTTTGTACCACTAATGGTCATCATCTCATCATTTGTTGGTGCGATGGTAATGATTATGCAGCATCAACAGGCAGCACAACTAGTGCAAACTTTCGTTTCAAAATGGCAATTGTTCCTAGCAAGGCAAATTATAAATATTGGAGTAGCTTTTGTCTTACCTCTATTAACGATTGCGTTAATGCACCTCTTTAATATTTCAAGTGAGGTAAGCTTCCTAACTATCTATCTCTTTCAAGCATTTATGTTCTGGGCATTCCTATGTCTCGCACAAGTTTTTGTCATGATTTTCGGCAATTTAGGTATGGTTTTTAATATTTGTGCCCTTTCCCTACAGCTTGTAACATCAGGTGTACTTGTACCAAAAACCATGCTTTCTGATTTTTATAACAAGCTGGCTTCCATTCTTCCAGCCACTTATGGAGCAGATGGCTATTACACGATTATTTTTGGCGGAAGTGCTGAAAACCTTCAGCAGAACAGTAGTGCATTAGGAATCATTATTGCTGTCACATTGATTATTTCCTCTATAGCCGTTGCTCTACAGAAAACAAAAAATAAAGAAATAACACCTACTACTGTTCAATAA
- a CDS encoding TetR/AcrR family transcriptional regulator, producing the protein MSTKGTADRIIEAALHLVSEKGYTAATTKAIAELAGVNEVTIFRHFGSKQGILKAIIEKFSYYPLMQQELNTNVTWDLESDLLNFSLKHFNFLMSIKDFVMIGFKEGLQFPEINEEIASIPLLIKNELVHYLKEMYQRGKIKEINYEAAALSLIAMNFGHFMSRARLGTIVSEMPTEELLQTSIAIFSRGLVS; encoded by the coding sequence TTGTCAACGAAAGGGACCGCTGATCGAATTATTGAAGCTGCATTACATCTTGTCAGTGAAAAAGGTTATACCGCAGCAACAACGAAGGCTATAGCTGAATTAGCTGGGGTTAATGAAGTAACCATTTTTCGCCATTTTGGTAGCAAGCAGGGCATTTTAAAAGCCATTATTGAAAAGTTTTCTTACTATCCTCTAATGCAGCAGGAGCTCAATACAAATGTGACATGGGATTTGGAAAGTGATTTATTGAATTTCTCCCTAAAGCACTTTAATTTTTTAATGTCCATCAAAGACTTTGTCATGATTGGGTTTAAAGAGGGTCTACAATTTCCAGAAATTAACGAAGAAATTGCAAGTATCCCGCTTCTTATTAAAAATGAACTTGTTCATTATTTGAAGGAGATGTATCAAAGAGGGAAAATAAAAGAAATTAACTATGAGGCAGCTGCATTATCTCTAATCGCTATGAATTTTGGACACTTTATGTCACGTGCACGCTTGGGGACTATTGTTTCAGAGATGCCAACGGAGGAATTACTTCAGACAAGTATTGCGATTTTTTCTAGGGGACTCGTTTCCTAG
- a CDS encoding PadR family transcriptional regulator — protein sequence MTQEHPPLTEGVYYILLALFDARHGYGIMQLVEEMSNGRVRLGAGTIYGAIKTLLERGWIEALEDDGRKKEYVITESGKEVVHYEILRLRELFDNGIRITKEDGNFA from the coding sequence ATGACACAAGAGCATCCGCCGTTAACGGAAGGCGTTTATTATATTTTATTAGCTTTATTTGATGCGAGGCATGGTTATGGGATTATGCAATTGGTAGAGGAAATGAGTAATGGTCGTGTTCGGCTTGGGGCTGGAACAATTTATGGTGCGATAAAAACCTTGCTGGAACGGGGCTGGATAGAAGCGCTAGAAGATGATGGGCGAAAAAAGGAATATGTAATCACTGAGAGTGGAAAAGAAGTTGTGCACTATGAAATTTTAAGATTAAGGGAACTTTTTGATAATGGTATCCGTATAACGAAAGAGGATGGGAACTTTGCATAA
- a CDS encoding DUF2812 domain-containing protein: MGTLHKYWLVMNPYDIEKRVNEMASQGWHLKKFTWIRFTFEQDEPGSYIYRHDELERFGSTYEDEYLDFLKSSGIEQVDRSGNFVFFRKPAHEGPFELYSDKKTKISNLSKKITLLSLILLLNLFFGIIGLISISGGQHTDMLKLLLNSTNILIVMLLVGPILKLMRVRKILKKELDVFSD, encoded by the coding sequence ATGGGAACTTTGCATAAATATTGGTTAGTGATGAATCCGTATGATATTGAGAAAAGAGTTAATGAGATGGCTAGTCAAGGCTGGCATTTAAAAAAATTTACTTGGATTCGTTTTACATTTGAGCAAGATGAACCAGGTAGCTATATTTATCGCCATGATGAATTGGAGCGATTTGGTTCTACCTATGAGGATGAGTACCTAGATTTTCTCAAATCCTCTGGGATAGAACAAGTAGACCGTTCTGGAAACTTTGTTTTCTTTAGAAAGCCTGCTCATGAAGGGCCCTTTGAACTTTACTCTGATAAAAAAACTAAAATCAGTAATTTGTCCAAAAAAATTACGTTGCTATCATTAATTCTCCTACTGAATTTGTTTTTTGGAATAATAGGACTTATTAGTATTTCCGGAGGGCAGCATACAGATATGCTGAAGTTGCTATTGAATAGTACTAATATTCTTATCGTTATGTTATTAGTCGGACCAATCCTTAAGCTTATGCGAGTGCGTAAAATTTTGAAGAAGGAACTGGATGTATTTTCAGATTAG
- a CDS encoding DUF2812 domain-containing protein, with product MKKFKFRFFIDYEREEQWINNMAEQGWHLKKFWPFVFLFENGISDQYIYRNEMVLKRKKDYFDFLDTMNIEHVNSFGVWAYFRKRKEEGPFEIFSGKSEKIKYLSRINTLFILACLINAFAVLLNIAPIMLTHQVNQAFPWICLLNVFLISLLTIEIYRNHKHKKKLKLLTHIYED from the coding sequence ATGAAAAAGTTTAAATTTCGTTTTTTTATTGATTATGAACGAGAAGAACAATGGATTAATAATATGGCAGAACAAGGCTGGCATTTAAAAAAGTTTTGGCCATTCGTTTTTCTATTTGAAAATGGCATATCTGACCAATATATTTATCGCAATGAAATGGTATTAAAACGAAAAAAAGATTATTTCGATTTTTTAGATACGATGAATATTGAACATGTAAATTCATTTGGGGTATGGGCGTACTTCAGAAAAAGGAAAGAGGAGGGGCCTTTCGAAATATTTTCCGGGAAATCAGAAAAAATAAAATATTTATCCCGTATTAATACATTGTTTATCTTGGCTTGTCTGATAAATGCATTTGCAGTGTTATTGAACATTGCACCAATTATGCTTACACATCAAGTTAACCAAGCATTCCCATGGATTTGTTTATTGAATGTCTTCTTAATTTCCTTATTAACGATCGAGATTTATAGAAATCATAAACATAAAAAGAAATTAAAATTGCTTACTCATATTTATGAGGATTAG
- a CDS encoding ABC transporter ATP-binding protein produces MTLQLQHVTKKYKDFTAVDNLNFNIEKGEIFGLIGQNGAGKTTTFRMILDLQETTEGTITWDGKPVNAINRDVLGYLPEERGIFPTMKVEDQLYFFGELRGMKKAELKRDIDFWISRFELEEKRKDKAETLSKGNQQKVQLIASFIHKPQFLILDEPFSGLDPVNKDLLKDAILLLKEQGTTILFSSHQMDNVEELCDHLCLLKRGVSLFSGSLLDLKKQYGKTKLAVRTDWSTTQLLTLEGVKDVRVEKEQTVLTLKDESFAQSIFQQLSNGEYIEKFSLDYLSLDEIFKDKVGGNIVEV; encoded by the coding sequence ATGACATTACAATTACAGCATGTCACAAAGAAGTATAAGGATTTTACAGCAGTAGATAATCTTAATTTCAACATAGAAAAAGGGGAGATTTTTGGGTTAATTGGGCAAAATGGTGCTGGTAAAACAACGACCTTCCGTATGATTTTGGATTTGCAAGAAACAACAGAGGGGACGATTACATGGGATGGTAAACCAGTGAATGCTATTAACCGTGATGTTCTCGGTTATTTACCTGAGGAACGGGGTATATTCCCAACGATGAAGGTTGAGGATCAATTATACTTTTTTGGTGAGCTTCGTGGAATGAAAAAGGCGGAGTTAAAGAGAGATATTGATTTTTGGATAAGCCGATTTGAGCTTGAGGAAAAGCGGAAAGATAAAGCAGAAACACTATCGAAGGGGAATCAGCAAAAAGTACAGCTAATTGCGAGCTTTATTCATAAGCCACAGTTCTTAATATTAGATGAACCATTCAGTGGACTTGACCCTGTCAATAAAGATTTACTGAAGGATGCCATATTACTTTTAAAAGAACAGGGCACAACGATTTTGTTCTCTAGTCACCAAATGGATAATGTTGAGGAGTTGTGTGATCACCTTTGTTTATTGAAACGTGGTGTCTCTCTGTTTTCAGGTAGTTTGCTGGATTTGAAGAAACAATACGGGAAAACCAAATTGGCTGTACGTACAGATTGGTCAACCACTCAATTGCTGACACTTGAGGGTGTGAAAGATGTACGCGTTGAGAAAGAGCAAACAGTGCTAACTTTGAAGGACGAGAGCTTTGCACAGAGCATTTTCCAACAGCTTTCCAATGGCGAATATATTGAGAAATTTAGTTTAGATTACTTATCGTTAGATGAGATCTTTAAGGATAAGGTTGGTGGCAACATTGTCGAAGTTTAA